In Yersinia enterocolitica subsp. enterocolitica, one DNA window encodes the following:
- the nadC gene encoding carboxylating nicotinate-nucleotide diphosphorylase — translation MPTRSYNADSRRAELLERIQRDIPSTVAQALSEDLGGEVNADRDLTAQLLPASKQAEATIITREAGVFCGERWLNEVFIQLGAQVSVTWEVNDGDKLVADQVLCHLTGPARILLTGERTALNFLQTLSGVATEVSRYVAALAGLKTQLLDTRKTVPGLRTALKYAVLCGGGNNHRLGLSDAFLIKENHIIAAGSIKEAVAKAFWIHADVPIEVEVESLDELQQALEAGADIIMLDNFTIPMMREAVNMRDELAKTQSSAQLEVSGNVTLETLRSYAETGIDFISVGALTKHITALDLSMRFK, via the coding sequence ATGCCGACCCGCAGCTATAATGCCGACAGCCGCCGCGCCGAGCTATTGGAACGAATTCAACGCGATATCCCTTCAACTGTTGCTCAAGCCTTGAGTGAAGACCTGGGTGGCGAAGTCAACGCCGACCGCGACCTCACCGCGCAATTACTGCCAGCAAGTAAGCAGGCAGAGGCAACCATCATTACCCGTGAAGCGGGTGTTTTTTGTGGTGAACGCTGGTTGAATGAAGTGTTTATTCAACTTGGTGCCCAAGTGTCGGTCACATGGGAAGTTAACGATGGCGACAAACTGGTTGCTGATCAGGTTCTTTGCCATCTGACTGGCCCCGCCCGCATTTTGCTGACAGGTGAACGCACCGCACTAAACTTCCTGCAAACTTTATCGGGCGTAGCAACTGAAGTAAGCCGCTATGTGGCCGCACTCGCTGGCTTGAAGACCCAATTGCTTGATACCCGAAAAACAGTGCCTGGGCTGCGTACTGCCTTGAAATATGCCGTCCTCTGCGGGGGTGGTAATAACCATCGGCTTGGCTTATCTGATGCTTTCCTTATTAAGGAAAATCATATTATCGCAGCTGGTTCAATTAAAGAGGCCGTTGCCAAAGCATTTTGGATACATGCCGATGTTCCTATCGAGGTTGAAGTTGAATCCCTTGATGAACTACAACAAGCCCTGGAAGCAGGTGCTGACATCATCATGTTAGATAACTTCACTATTCCAATGATGCGTGAAGCGGTAAACATGCGCGATGAACTTGCCAAAACTCAGAGCAGCGCGCAACTGGAGGTTTCCGGCAATGTCACACTGGAAACCCTACGCAGCTATGCTGAAACAGGTATTGATTTCATTTCAGTCGGGGCGCTGACCAAACATATTACTGCCTTGGACCTTTCCATGCGTTTTAAATAA
- the gspE gene encoding type II secretion system protein GspE has product MTELMECPHETINDELHTICRRYRSIALKLDGQSLTIASSHPVNEALLTALRFACGRKIKVEYWPEARIEQSLNLSPSTQQHLETNVPIKGADDTLLDNENDTPVIQFITQTLRLAIQKRASDIHFEPYQYHYRIRLRIDGVLHESPSPTVELSRRISSCLKVMSKLNIAEKRLAQDGQLALILDGIRYSMRIATLPVQYGEKVVLRILNMKQQPTLEKLGLTTVAHQQLTQALSAPQGLVLVTGPTGSGKTVTLYCSLEQLNQGQINICSVEDPIEIQVDGINQTQTNSKIGLDFSNVLRAMLRQDPDVIMLGEIRDNETAEIAVKAALTGHLVLSTLHTNSTAETLIRLTHMGVERHLIASSLILVIAQRLVRKLCLHCRQASSVPFLTPPDIWASPLQHYLAVGCEHCCAGYYGRTGIYEMLNVTPPIQQALLNNVSPAELTRIAQEQKQVTLLSAGLALVENGITTLREINRVVGLQIQVEAIP; this is encoded by the coding sequence ATGACCGAACTCATGGAATGTCCACACGAGACAATAAATGATGAATTACACACCATTTGCCGCCGTTATAGATCAATAGCCTTAAAACTTGATGGCCAGAGCCTGACCATAGCTTCGTCTCACCCAGTCAATGAGGCGTTGCTAACTGCACTGCGTTTTGCGTGTGGCCGTAAAATCAAGGTGGAATACTGGCCGGAGGCCAGAATTGAGCAATCACTCAATTTGAGCCCATCAACGCAACAGCACTTAGAAACTAACGTACCTATAAAGGGGGCTGATGACACATTACTTGATAATGAAAACGATACACCTGTTATTCAATTTATAACGCAGACACTCAGGTTGGCGATTCAGAAACGTGCATCAGATATCCATTTTGAACCTTATCAATATCACTACCGCATTCGTCTAAGAATTGATGGCGTATTACATGAATCCCCATCGCCTACAGTTGAGCTATCTCGTCGTATTAGCAGTTGCCTGAAGGTTATGTCTAAACTGAATATTGCGGAAAAACGGTTAGCGCAAGATGGTCAGTTAGCACTGATATTAGACGGTATTCGCTACTCAATGAGAATAGCGACCCTCCCCGTGCAATATGGTGAAAAAGTCGTGCTGCGAATTCTCAATATGAAGCAGCAGCCTACTCTGGAAAAACTGGGACTTACAACAGTGGCCCACCAGCAATTAACTCAAGCGCTATCAGCGCCTCAGGGGTTGGTTCTGGTTACTGGGCCAACAGGAAGTGGTAAGACAGTAACTCTCTATTGCAGCCTGGAGCAGCTCAATCAGGGACAAATAAACATCTGTAGCGTTGAAGATCCTATTGAGATCCAGGTTGACGGTATAAATCAAACACAGACCAACAGTAAAATTGGGCTGGATTTTTCTAATGTATTGCGTGCCATGCTGCGTCAGGATCCTGATGTCATTATGCTCGGTGAGATTCGTGATAATGAAACCGCAGAAATAGCAGTTAAAGCAGCACTAACGGGGCATCTGGTTCTCTCAACCTTGCATACCAACTCCACAGCTGAAACACTGATACGCCTGACACACATGGGCGTAGAGCGTCACTTAATTGCTTCCAGCCTAATATTAGTTATCGCCCAACGATTAGTCCGAAAATTGTGCCTGCATTGTCGTCAGGCGTCATCAGTCCCTTTCCTGACACCACCAGATATATGGGCAAGTCCACTGCAACATTATCTTGCCGTTGGTTGTGAACATTGCTGTGCCGGATATTATGGTCGAACGGGAATTTACGAAATGTTAAATGTCACCCCGCCAATCCAACAAGCTTTACTTAATAATGTCAGCCCAGCAGAACTCACCAGGATTGCGCAAGAACAAAAACAAGTCACATTACTTTCGGCGGGTCTGGCATTGGTCGAAAACGGTATAACCACTCTCAGAGAAATTAATCGTGTTGTGGGGCTGCAAATACAAGTTGAGGCAATACCGTGA
- the hofC gene encoding protein transport protein HofC yields the protein MSYQRLFYWRAINTAGQLQTGALLTTERNTVYEYMRHNGLQPLGVKGGKRLSISYWRGERLIAITRQLATLLQAGLPLVNCLQLLAQEIDALPWQCLLQEISQQVSQGQSLSEAMAHYPHTFPQLYPPVIAMGELTGNLEQCCVQLVLHQERQQKLQKKVIKALKYPVFVCIVALVVSTVMLVLVLPEFAQIYQSFDTPLPVLTATLLFMSAFLTAYGPYLIALLTLFCISYIYLRRHQTHCQQWEQKLLLRIPLVSALIRGSCLSQIFQTLAITQHAGLPLTSGLDAALRSINNDTYQQALRSIQKQIKQGIPLHIAITQHPLFPPLCQQMVRVGEESGALDVLLEKLAGWQQQQTQDLADNLTQMLEPLLMLIIGSIVGVLVIAMYLPIFQLGDVIG from the coding sequence GTGAGCTATCAGCGCTTATTTTATTGGAGAGCAATTAATACTGCGGGGCAATTACAGACAGGAGCATTACTGACGACGGAGAGAAATACTGTCTATGAATATATGCGCCATAATGGGCTACAACCACTGGGTGTTAAGGGTGGAAAAAGATTATCGATTAGCTATTGGCGCGGTGAACGTCTGATTGCCATCACTCGCCAATTAGCAACATTATTACAAGCGGGCCTACCTTTAGTGAATTGTTTGCAATTGCTGGCACAAGAAATAGATGCCTTACCCTGGCAGTGCTTATTACAGGAAATAAGTCAGCAAGTATCACAGGGGCAGTCATTATCAGAGGCAATGGCCCATTACCCTCATACTTTCCCTCAATTATATCCCCCCGTGATTGCAATGGGGGAGTTGACGGGTAATCTTGAGCAATGCTGCGTACAATTGGTCCTACACCAGGAACGGCAACAAAAACTGCAAAAAAAAGTCATTAAAGCACTTAAATATCCAGTATTTGTCTGTATTGTTGCGCTGGTTGTCAGTACTGTCATGTTGGTTTTGGTTCTGCCCGAATTTGCACAAATATACCAATCGTTCGATACACCATTACCCGTGCTAACTGCCACACTTCTATTTATGTCCGCATTTCTTACTGCATATGGGCCATACTTAATCGCATTATTAACCTTATTTTGTATTAGTTATATATATCTACGGCGACATCAGACTCACTGCCAACAATGGGAACAGAAACTTCTATTACGTATTCCATTAGTATCAGCATTGATTCGTGGCAGTTGCCTTAGTCAAATTTTTCAAACTCTGGCTATCACTCAGCACGCAGGGTTACCCCTAACCTCCGGATTAGATGCGGCACTCCGTTCCATCAATAATGACACTTATCAGCAAGCATTGAGGAGTATTCAAAAACAAATCAAGCAAGGGATTCCACTGCATATCGCCATCACCCAGCACCCTCTATTCCCCCCATTATGCCAACAAATGGTTCGTGTGGGCGAGGAGTCTGGTGCTCTGGATGTGCTACTAGAGAAACTGGCAGGTTGGCAGCAACAGCAAACACAGGATTTGGCCGACAATCTCACGCAAATGCTGGAGCCACTTTTGATGTTAATTATTGGCAGTATTGTTGGGGTACTGGTAATCGCGATGTATTTACCGATATTCCAGCTAGGGGATGTTATCGGGTAA
- the ampD gene encoding 1,6-anhydro-N-acetylmuramyl-L-alanine amidase AmpD: MQLENNWQLDNGWIYGVKRVVSPHCDQRPEGEAPSLLVIHNISLPPGEFGGPYIDQLFTGTLNPDEHPYFADIVHLRVSAHCLIRRDGEIIQYVPFDKRAWHAGVSVFAGRERCNDFSIGIELEGTDVLPFTAAQYRSLSEVSALLFAHYPITAEQVVGHSDIAPGRKTDPGPAFDWALYQQSLAKSSLPS; the protein is encoded by the coding sequence ATGCAGTTAGAAAATAACTGGCAGTTAGATAATGGCTGGATTTATGGGGTCAAACGGGTCGTTTCCCCTCATTGCGACCAGCGGCCAGAAGGTGAAGCTCCTTCTCTGCTGGTGATTCATAATATTAGTTTGCCTCCTGGTGAGTTTGGCGGCCCGTATATAGATCAACTGTTTACTGGCACCCTTAATCCTGATGAACATCCTTATTTTGCCGATATTGTTCATCTGCGGGTGTCAGCTCATTGCCTTATCCGCCGGGATGGTGAAATTATTCAATATGTTCCATTTGATAAACGTGCCTGGCATGCTGGAGTATCTGTTTTTGCCGGACGTGAGCGGTGTAACGATTTTTCCATTGGGATCGAGTTGGAAGGGACGGATGTGTTACCGTTTACCGCCGCACAATATCGTAGCCTGTCTGAGGTAAGTGCTCTGTTATTTGCCCATTATCCGATAACCGCAGAGCAGGTTGTAGGCCACAGCGATATTGCGCCGGGGCGCAAGACTGACCCAGGCCCTGCTTTTGACTGGGCGTTGTATCAACAGAGTTTAGCGAAGTCATCTTTACCATCGTAA
- a CDS encoding GMP reductase, with protein sequence MRIEEGLKLGFKDVLIRPKRSTLKSRSEVELERQFTFKHSGWNWSGVPIIAANMDTVGTFRMAEVLASFDVLTAVHKHYTVEQWGEFVKRVPESVLRHVMVSTGTSSADFDKMKQILALSPALKFICIDVANGYSEHFVSFLQKAREACPDKVICAGNVVTGEMVEELILSGADIVKVGIGPGSVCTTRVKTDVGYPQLSAVIECADAAHGLGGQIVSDGGCSVPGDVAKAFGGGADFVMLGGMLAGHDECEGRVVEENGEKFMLFYGMSSESAMKRHVGGVAEYRAAEGKTVKLPLRGSVDNTVRDIMGGLRSACTYVGASHLKELTKRTTFIRVAEQENRVFGSN encoded by the coding sequence ATGCGTATTGAAGAAGGTTTGAAACTAGGCTTTAAAGATGTGTTAATCCGCCCTAAACGTTCAACACTGAAAAGTCGCTCTGAAGTCGAATTGGAACGCCAGTTTACCTTCAAACATTCAGGTTGGAATTGGTCTGGTGTACCTATCATCGCTGCTAATATGGATACTGTTGGCACCTTCCGCATGGCAGAAGTTCTAGCCTCATTCGATGTTTTGACCGCAGTTCACAAACACTACACTGTTGAGCAGTGGGGCGAATTTGTGAAACGAGTTCCTGAATCAGTCTTACGTCATGTCATGGTCTCTACCGGGACATCTTCTGCTGATTTCGACAAGATGAAACAAATTTTGGCGTTATCACCTGCCTTGAAATTTATCTGTATTGATGTGGCTAACGGTTATTCCGAGCATTTTGTTTCCTTCTTACAAAAAGCTCGCGAAGCATGCCCAGATAAAGTTATTTGTGCGGGCAATGTGGTGACTGGTGAGATGGTAGAAGAACTTATTCTGTCGGGCGCTGATATTGTTAAAGTTGGGATTGGCCCAGGTTCGGTTTGCACCACTCGCGTGAAAACAGACGTTGGTTATCCGCAGTTGTCGGCGGTTATTGAGTGCGCTGATGCAGCACACGGTTTGGGCGGACAGATTGTTAGTGATGGCGGTTGTTCCGTGCCGGGTGATGTTGCGAAAGCTTTCGGTGGTGGTGCTGACTTTGTCATGTTGGGCGGCATGCTAGCTGGGCATGATGAGTGCGAAGGCCGAGTTGTTGAAGAGAATGGCGAGAAGTTTATGCTGTTCTACGGTATGAGTTCAGAGTCAGCCATGAAACGCCATGTTGGTGGTGTTGCTGAGTACCGCGCGGCGGAAGGTAAGACGGTTAAATTGCCATTACGTGGATCCGTTGATAACACCGTTCGCGACATTATGGGCGGTTTGCGTTCCGCTTGTACCTATGTGGGTGCATCACATTTAAAAGAACTGACTAAACGCACCACTTTTATTCGCGTAGCAGAGCAAGAAAACCGTGTGTTTGGCAGTAACTGA
- the ppdD gene encoding prepilin peptidase-dependent pilin, protein MTNQRGFTLIELMVAIAIIAVLSGIGIPSYQRYIQKAALTDMLQAMVPYKMAVELCALEHASLDSCNGGSHGIPAGESSRYVSATTIDKGVITFTGQQTLANLTLAMSPTLNNSGNIVWARTCTATNNSIAENCKTVFRFNDKV, encoded by the coding sequence ATGACTAATCAACGCGGTTTTACATTAATTGAATTGATGGTTGCGATCGCCATCATTGCGGTTCTCAGTGGTATAGGTATTCCGTCTTATCAACGCTACATCCAAAAAGCAGCCCTCACCGACATGTTGCAAGCTATGGTTCCCTACAAAATGGCGGTGGAACTTTGCGCACTGGAACATGCCAGCCTTGATAGCTGTAATGGAGGGAGTCACGGTATACCGGCGGGAGAATCATCGCGCTATGTCAGCGCAACCACTATAGATAAAGGCGTCATTACATTTACTGGCCAGCAAACACTTGCCAATCTAACTTTGGCTATGTCACCCACCCTAAATAATAGTGGAAATATAGTCTGGGCAAGAACATGTACCGCAACAAATAACAGCATTGCTGAAAACTGTAAGACCGTATTCCGTTTCAATGATAAGGTCTAA